The proteins below come from a single Fusobacterium sp. JB019 genomic window:
- a CDS encoding carbonic anhydrase, with the protein MEIKNEKGHLKSIMDFNNGFVENKDYEKFKTTKYPDKEIVVLSCMDTRLTELLPKAMNLKNGDAKFIKNAGGVVVHPFGSVMRSILVCVYEFEVKEVYVVAHLHCGMSNINTEALVDKMINRGIGEDTMSLLSNAGIKVKEWLTGFESVESSLEETVSEVKNHPLMPKDVAVHGLIMDPETGKLDLRINGWDELGR; encoded by the coding sequence ATGGAAATTAAAAATGAAAAGGGACATTTAAAAAGTATAATGGATTTTAATAATGGGTTTGTAGAAAATAAAGATTATGAAAAATTTAAAACTACAAAATATCCAGATAAAGAAATAGTAGTATTATCATGTATGGATACAAGACTTACAGAATTATTACCAAAAGCAATGAATTTAAAAAATGGAGATGCTAAATTTATAAAAAATGCAGGAGGAGTTGTAGTTCATCCTTTTGGCAGTGTAATGAGAAGCATTTTAGTTTGTGTTTATGAATTTGAAGTAAAGGAAGTTTATGTAGTAGCTCACTTACACTGTGGAATGAGTAATATAAATACAGAAGCATTAGTTGATAAAATGATAAATAGAGGAATAGGGGAAGATACTATGAGTTTACTTTCTAACGCAGGAATAAAAGTAAAAGAATGGTTAACAGGGTTTGAATCAGTTGAAAGTTCTTTAGAGGAAACAGTATCAGAAGTTAAAAATCATCCTTTAATGCCAAAAGATGTTGCTGTTCATGGGCTTATAATGGATCCTGAAACTGGAAAACTTGACTTAAGAATTAATGGATGGGATGAATTAGGAAGATAA
- a CDS encoding ABC transporter permease has product MFEFFIAKKHIFQKKKQSLIGILGVTIGITVLIVSLGISNGLDKNMINSILSLGSHISVVDTRVRKSYNTLEKEIKRINEIKGIVPKISSQGLLKYKNEYGDYVSGVKIDGFDIEKADKAMDLNKRIVEGKIDLNKKNGIYIGKELYKDMMANIGDKLTLVSSENQEIPLIITGVFESGYYEYDMNMVIIPLKTAQYMLYLDDEVSSLEINLKNPYHAKKVSNILFEKYNLFNRTWGDQNRNLLSALSLEKTVMVVVFSLIILIAAFVIWVIMNMLVREKIKDIGIMRAMGISNKSVMKIFLLEGMMIGLTGIIIGIFMSLGILWILENYTLSGITSIYYISKVPVEISYKEISVIILLNLIVVFISSVFPAYKAGKLETMEALRHE; this is encoded by the coding sequence ATGTTTGAATTTTTTATAGCAAAAAAGCATATATTTCAAAAGAAAAAGCAAAGTTTAATAGGGATTCTAGGAGTGACAATAGGGATAACTGTATTGATAGTTTCTTTAGGAATATCAAATGGCTTAGATAAAAATATGATTAACAGTATATTGTCTTTAGGTAGCCATATCAGCGTTGTTGATACAAGAGTCAGAAAGTCTTATAACACTTTAGAAAAAGAGATTAAGAGGATAAATGAAATAAAAGGTATTGTTCCAAAAATATCTTCTCAAGGATTATTGAAATATAAAAATGAATATGGAGATTATGTTTCTGGAGTTAAAATAGATGGGTTTGATATTGAAAAAGCTGATAAAGCTATGGATTTAAACAAAAGAATAGTAGAAGGGAAGATTGATTTAAACAAAAAAAATGGAATTTATATTGGAAAAGAATTATATAAAGATATGATGGCTAATATAGGGGATAAGTTAACATTAGTTTCTTCAGAAAATCAAGAAATCCCGTTAATTATAACTGGAGTTTTTGAGAGTGGCTATTATGAGTATGACATGAATATGGTAATAATCCCCTTAAAAACTGCTCAATATATGCTTTATTTAGATGATGAAGTTTCTAGTTTGGAAATAAATTTAAAGAATCCTTACCATGCTAAAAAAGTATCTAATATTTTATTTGAAAAATATAATTTATTTAATAGAACTTGGGGAGATCAAAATAGAAACTTGTTATCAGCTTTATCACTTGAAAAAACAGTTATGGTGGTTGTTTTTTCTTTGATTATTTTAATAGCAGCCTTTGTTATTTGGGTAATTATGAATATGCTAGTAAGAGAAAAAATAAAAGATATAGGAATAATGAGAGCTATGGGAATTTCTAATAAAAGTGTTATGAAAATATTTTTATTAGAAGGAATGATGATAGGATTGACAGGTATTATTATTGGTATTTTCATGTCTTTAGGAATACTTTGGATTTTGGAAAATTATACTCTTAGTGGGATAACTTCAATATATTATATAAGTAAAGTTCCTGTGGAAATTTCATATAAAGAAATTTCAGTAATAATTTTATTAAATTTAATAGTAGTTTTTATATCAAGTGTATTTCCAGCTTATAAAGCAGGAAAGCTAGAAACAATGGAGGCTTTAAGGCATGAGTAA
- a CDS encoding ABC transporter ATP-binding protein — MSNILELKNINKTYKGKTENLHILKDLNLEVEEGDFISILGKSGSGKSTLLGIIGLLDNFDSGEIYINNNKIDKFESNNIDRLKNKDLGFVFQFHYLLPEFTALENVMIPCLVQNFSDKKNIENKAKDLLKKVGLEERYNHKPSELSGGEKQRVAIARALVNNPKIILADEPTGNLDEETSEDIHNLLKKINKENNQTIIVVTHSKELANITNKQYFVKQGKLILEK; from the coding sequence ATGAGTAATATTTTAGAATTAAAAAATATAAATAAAACATATAAAGGGAAAACTGAAAATTTACATATTTTAAAAGATTTAAATTTAGAAGTTGAAGAAGGAGATTTCATATCAATTTTAGGTAAATCTGGATCAGGAAAATCAACATTATTAGGAATAATAGGACTGTTAGATAATTTTGATAGTGGAGAAATATATATAAATAATAACAAAATTGACAAATTTGAGTCTAACAATATAGATAGGTTAAAAAATAAAGATTTGGGATTTGTTTTTCAATTTCATTATTTACTTCCAGAATTTACAGCTTTAGAAAATGTTATGATTCCATGTCTAGTTCAAAATTTTTCAGATAAAAAAAACATAGAAAATAAAGCTAAAGATCTTTTAAAAAAAGTAGGATTAGAAGAAAGATATAATCATAAGCCAAGCGAATTATCTGGAGGAGAAAAACAAAGAGTAGCTATAGCTAGAGCTCTTGTAAATAATCCTAAAATTATTTTGGCGGATGAGCCTACAGGAAACTTAGATGAGGAAACTAGTGAGGATATTCACAATTTATTAAAAAAAATAAATAAAGAAAATAATCAAACAATAATAGTAGTTACCCATTCTAAAGAGCTTGCAAATATTACAAATAAGCAATACTTTGTAAAACAGGGGAAATTAATTTTAGAAAAATAA
- the raiA gene encoding ribosome-associated translation inhibitor RaiA, whose product MKISIVGRHLLITDAINDYAEKRVVKLEKYFNRIGDVVVTLSAVKLKTGPSHTAEMIANVNGNILKSVSTEKDLYVAIDKAASILEGQVRKYKSKLRDDNVTSSARTFKFNMESNEVSTNWTKKIVKVEIEAKPMNLEEAILQMETMGKDFYVFFNGDTEEMNVVYKKRNGNYAHIEPRIEK is encoded by the coding sequence ATGAAAATTTCTATAGTAGGAAGACACTTGTTAATAACTGATGCGATTAATGATTATGCTGAAAAAAGAGTAGTAAAATTGGAAAAATATTTTAATCGTATAGGAGATGTTGTAGTAACTTTATCAGCAGTTAAATTAAAAACAGGACCATCACATACAGCTGAGATGATTGCCAATGTTAATGGAAACATATTAAAATCTGTTTCAACAGAAAAAGATTTATATGTGGCTATAGATAAAGCGGCATCAATTTTAGAGGGACAGGTTAGAAAATATAAATCTAAGTTGAGAGATGATAATGTGACTTCATCTGCCAGAACATTTAAATTTAATATGGAATCAAATGAGGTATCAACTAATTGGACTAAAAAAATAGTTAAGGTTGAAATAGAAGCTAAACCTATGAACTTAGAGGAAGCAATACTTCAAATGGAGACAATGGGTAAAGATTTCTATGTTTTCTTTAATGGAGATACAGAAGAAATGAATGTAGTTTATAAGAAAAGAAATGGAAACTATGCTCATATAGAACCTAGAATAGAGAAATAA
- a CDS encoding helix-turn-helix domain-containing protein, with protein sequence MDEKNDIQIKRFKIIEPFLRKEKKLREIELESGISYATLKRWTKAYKENGIIGLDKKRREDKNSFKSVDKEEINLIKKLCKNSDDGNISKLYNKYTSFFKNKKYNISYPTFYRIVNNIDHFFKKSSDFHLKKIKKENEIYVVIEIPTYILVNLDAKIKKVPNLIIMFDASNLEVINFSIAFETSNIYSLLGFIRQSILKVSSLNGKLKMPKEILIDTKNSIPRNVAKSIFDVTTIKVSEYSYNYHNDELLRFLNFLKEDLYKEFKLKNKNITSDELITFLNSYIYLDSTKYNYIIEPKLLEKQFHFRILDVFLQSSTRKIYSSAIRFKNLLYKDEFLKNLEGKEIEIKSNPLDYNFLHLFSNGKFIGMVEF encoded by the coding sequence ATGGATGAAAAAAATGATATTCAAATAAAAAGATTTAAGATAATTGAGCCTTTTTTAAGAAAAGAAAAAAAGCTTAGAGAAATAGAACTTGAATCTGGAATATCCTACGCCACTTTAAAAAGATGGACTAAAGCCTATAAAGAAAATGGAATAATAGGCTTAGACAAAAAAAGAAGAGAAGATAAAAATTCTTTTAAATCTGTAGATAAAGAAGAAATTAATTTAATAAAAAAACTATGTAAAAACAGTGATGATGGAAATATTTCTAAATTATACAACAAATACACTTCTTTTTTTAAAAATAAAAAATATAATATAAGTTATCCAACATTCTATAGAATAGTCAATAACATAGATCATTTTTTCAAAAAATCATCTGATTTTCATTTGAAAAAAATAAAAAAAGAAAATGAAATATATGTTGTTATAGAGATTCCAACATATATTCTAGTAAATTTAGATGCTAAAATTAAAAAAGTTCCAAATTTAATTATTATGTTTGATGCCTCTAATCTTGAAGTAATAAATTTTTCTATTGCTTTTGAAACTTCAAATATTTATTCATTACTTGGATTTATAAGGCAAAGTATTTTAAAAGTTTCCTCTTTAAATGGTAAACTGAAAATGCCTAAAGAAATTTTAATAGATACTAAAAATTCTATTCCTAGAAATGTTGCAAAATCAATATTTGATGTAACTACAATAAAGGTTTCTGAATATTCTTATAATTATCATAATGATGAATTGTTAAGATTTTTAAATTTTTTAAAAGAAGATTTATATAAAGAATTTAAATTAAAAAATAAAAACATCACTTCTGATGAATTAATCACTTTTTTAAATTCTTATATATATTTAGATTCAACAAAATACAATTATATTATTGAACCTAAGTTATTAGAAAAACAATTTCATTTCAGAATACTAGATGTTTTCTTACAATCTTCCACTAGAAAAATTTATTCATCTGCTATTAGATTTAAAAATTTATTGTATAAAGATGAATTTCTAAAAAATTTAGAGGGGAAAGAAATTGAAATTAAATCAAATCCTTTAGATTATAATTTTTTACATTTATTTTCAAATGGAAAATTTATTGGTATGGTAGAGTTCTGA
- the ptsG gene encoding glucose-specific PTS transporter subunit IIBC encodes MKVFAEVQKIGKALMTPVAILPAAGLFLAFGNKLGIPLMEQAGGVIFANLPLLFAVGVAIGLVGGDGVAALASVVAILVMNMTMGIVSGAQAGIDAGNPAYAMVMGIPTLQTGVFGGLIAGIIAAVCYKKFYKTELPPFLGFFAGKRLVPIVTAVVAFLIGLAMPAVWRPVQIGLAKLSYLANGTNTNISTFIFGVIERSLIPFGLHHIFYAPFWFQFGDYTNHAGQVINGDQAIWFAMLKDGVTNFSSASYQGAGKFMTGKFPFMMFGLPAAALAMYHEAKSDKKKVAAGILFSAALTAFLTGITEPIEFAFLFVAPVLYGFHCIFAGLSFMLMNMLKVRIGMTFSGGLIDYVVFGVLPGTSGFQTRWYLVIVVGLILAVIYYFGFRFAIRKWNLMTPGREETTEEASLVEGNELAVSVLEALGGKENLVSLDACITRLRVEVKDTSSVKDSELKKLGASGVLKVGSNGVQAIFGAKAQFICNDLKEMTGM; translated from the coding sequence GTGAAAGTTTTTGCAGAAGTACAAAAAATAGGTAAAGCTTTAATGACACCAGTTGCTATTTTACCAGCAGCAGGATTATTTTTAGCATTTGGTAACAAATTAGGTATTCCATTAATGGAGCAAGCTGGGGGAGTAATATTCGCTAACTTACCATTATTATTTGCAGTAGGTGTTGCAATTGGTCTTGTTGGAGGAGACGGAGTTGCAGCTTTAGCATCAGTAGTAGCAATATTAGTAATGAACATGACAATGGGAATTGTTTCAGGGGCACAAGCGGGAATAGATGCAGGTAATCCAGCTTATGCAATGGTAATGGGAATTCCTACATTACAAACAGGAGTATTTGGTGGATTAATCGCAGGTATTATCGCAGCAGTTTGTTATAAAAAATTCTATAAAACTGAGTTACCACCATTTTTAGGGTTCTTCGCAGGAAAAAGATTAGTTCCAATAGTAACAGCAGTTGTTGCTTTCTTAATTGGTCTTGCAATGCCAGCAGTTTGGAGACCAGTTCAAATAGGTCTTGCTAAACTTAGTTATTTAGCAAACGGAACTAATACAAACATATCAACTTTTATATTCGGAGTAATAGAAAGATCTTTAATTCCTTTTGGATTACATCATATCTTCTATGCACCTTTCTGGTTCCAATTTGGAGATTATACAAATCATGCAGGTCAAGTAATAAATGGAGACCAAGCAATTTGGTTTGCAATGCTTAAAGATGGAGTAACAAACTTCTCATCAGCTTCTTATCAAGGTGCAGGTAAATTTATGACTGGTAAGTTCCCATTCATGATGTTTGGACTTCCAGCAGCAGCATTAGCTATGTATCATGAAGCAAAATCTGATAAGAAAAAAGTTGCAGCAGGTATTTTATTCTCAGCAGCTTTAACAGCTTTCTTAACTGGAATAACAGAGCCAATTGAATTCGCTTTCTTATTTGTTGCACCAGTATTATACGGATTCCACTGTATATTTGCAGGATTATCATTTATGCTAATGAATATGTTAAAAGTTAGAATAGGAATGACATTCTCAGGAGGATTAATTGACTATGTAGTATTTGGTGTATTACCAGGAACTTCAGGATTCCAAACTCGTTGGTACCTTGTAATAGTAGTAGGATTAATCTTAGCAGTAATTTACTACTTTGGATTTAGATTTGCAATAAGAAAATGGAATCTAATGACTCCAGGAAGAGAAGAAACAACTGAAGAAGCTTCTTTGGTAGAAGGAAATGAATTAGCAGTATCTGTATTAGAAGCTTTAGGTGGAAAAGAAAACTTAGTTTCTTTAGATGCTTGTATAACAAGATTAAGAGTTGAAGTTAAAGACACATCTTCAGTAAAAGATTCTGAGCTTAAAAAATTAGGAGCATCAGGAGTTTTAAAAGTAGGATCAAATGGAGTTCAAGCAATATTTGGAGCAAAAGCTCAATTTATTTGTAATGACTTAAAAGAAATGACAGGAATGTAA
- a CDS encoding GntR family transcriptional regulator, protein MIDHNNPLPLYYQLANLIRKEIEQGLYKEGDKIPSERDLKEKFKISRVTVNKAINLLIEDGFLTRKRGQGTFINSSKVEFFPGLLGFTEIIKNKNMIPSSKVILKKIINPDKFLCEKLKISKTDKVMFTERIRLANNQIINLEKSYIPLKLCENLFNIDLSTHSIYKELSKKGYKPSKATQEIKAILSDEELSKYLKISLNEAVLKNTRLTFSKETPIQYSINYYKGDIYSIIMSINN, encoded by the coding sequence TTGATAGACCATAACAATCCACTCCCTTTGTATTATCAATTAGCTAATTTAATAAGAAAAGAAATTGAACAAGGATTATATAAAGAAGGAGATAAAATTCCATCAGAAAGGGATTTAAAAGAAAAATTTAAAATTAGTCGAGTTACTGTGAATAAAGCCATTAACCTTTTAATTGAAGATGGATTTTTAACTAGAAAAAGAGGACAAGGAACTTTTATTAACAGTTCTAAAGTTGAATTTTTTCCTGGACTCTTAGGATTTACTGAAATAATAAAAAATAAAAATATGATACCTTCTAGTAAAGTTATTTTAAAAAAAATTATAAATCCTGATAAGTTTTTATGTGAAAAATTAAAAATTTCTAAAACAGATAAGGTCATGTTTACTGAAAGAATTAGACTAGCTAATAATCAAATAATCAATTTAGAAAAATCATATATTCCTTTAAAATTATGTGAAAATTTATTTAATATTGATTTATCTACTCATTCTATTTATAAAGAACTAAGTAAAAAAGGTTATAAACCTTCTAAAGCAACTCAAGAAATTAAAGCTATTCTTTCAGACGAAGAACTTAGCAAATACTTAAAAATATCTTTAAATGAAGCTGTTCTAAAAAATACTAGATTAACTTTTTCTAAAGAAACGCCTATACAATATTCTATAAATTATTATAAAGGAGACATCTATTCAATCATTATGTCTATTAATAATTAA
- the obgE gene encoding GTPase ObgE — MFIDEVIITVKAGNGGDGAATFRREKYIQFGGPDGGDGGRGGEVRFVADPNVNTLVDFKFKKKFQAGNGGNGAKKRCFGKNGEDLIIKVPVGTQVRDFESGKLLLDMNVPGDTRVFLRGGKGGFGNEKFKNSIRRAPKMAEKGREGAEVKVKLELKLLADVALVGYPSVGKSSLINKVSSAKSKVGAYHFTTLEPKLGVIRLGEGRSFVIADIPGLIEGASEGVGLGDKFLRHIERCKMIYHIVDVSGIEGRDPIEDYNKINQELTRFSKKLANKKQIVLANKMDLLWETEKYEEFKKYVEKDGVKVYPISVILGEGIKEVINETYTMLENMEREPLEEEESVIEVIKSQKSDKPPFIITEVEEGFYQVDGAMVDGVLAKYVITYDEESVITFVHMLKNLGLETALREAGVQDGDTIRIIDVEFEYWD; from the coding sequence ATGTTTATAGATGAGGTTATAATCACAGTCAAAGCTGGAAACGGTGGAGATGGAGCAGCGACATTTAGAAGAGAAAAATATATCCAATTTGGAGGTCCAGATGGTGGAGATGGAGGAAGAGGTGGAGAAGTTAGATTTGTAGCTGATCCTAATGTAAATACTCTTGTAGACTTTAAATTTAAAAAGAAATTCCAAGCTGGAAATGGTGGTAACGGAGCAAAAAAAAGATGCTTTGGTAAAAATGGAGAGGATTTAATAATAAAAGTTCCAGTTGGAACTCAAGTTAGAGATTTTGAAAGTGGAAAGTTATTGTTAGATATGAATGTTCCAGGGGATACTAGAGTATTTTTAAGAGGTGGAAAAGGTGGATTTGGAAATGAAAAATTTAAAAATTCAATAAGAAGAGCTCCTAAAATGGCAGAAAAAGGAAGAGAAGGAGCAGAAGTGAAAGTTAAGTTAGAATTAAAACTTTTAGCTGATGTTGCTCTTGTAGGTTATCCGTCAGTAGGAAAATCTAGTTTAATAAATAAAGTATCTTCAGCTAAATCAAAAGTTGGAGCATATCATTTTACAACTCTTGAACCTAAATTAGGGGTTATAAGATTAGGAGAAGGAAGATCTTTTGTTATTGCAGATATTCCAGGACTTATTGAAGGGGCTAGCGAAGGAGTTGGATTAGGAGATAAATTCTTAAGACATATTGAAAGATGTAAAATGATATATCATATTGTTGATGTTTCAGGAATAGAAGGAAGAGATCCTATTGAAGACTATAATAAAATAAACCAAGAATTAACTAGATTTAGTAAAAAACTAGCTAATAAAAAACAAATAGTTTTAGCAAATAAAATGGATTTATTATGGGAAACAGAAAAATATGAAGAGTTTAAAAAATATGTAGAAAAAGATGGAGTTAAAGTTTATCCAATATCAGTTATATTAGGAGAAGGGATAAAAGAAGTGATAAACGAAACTTATACTATGCTTGAAAATATGGAAAGAGAACCTCTTGAAGAAGAAGAAAGCGTAATTGAAGTTATAAAATCACAAAAAAGTGATAAACCGCCATTTATTATTACAGAAGTTGAAGAAGGATTCTATCAAGTTGATGGAGCTATGGTTGATGGAGTATTAGCAAAATATGTAATTACTTATGATGAAGAATCTGTAATTACTTTTGTTCATATGCTTAAAAACTTAGGATTAGAAACAGCCCTAAGAGAAGCAGGAGTACAAGACGGAGATACTATAAGAATAATAGATGTAGAATTTGAATACTGGGATTAA